From Aquisalimonas asiatica, the proteins below share one genomic window:
- a CDS encoding transglutaminase TgpA family protein has protein sequence MTTRPPVSIPHDRLKWLLAAMALVIAPHALELPVWLTVSVLACGGLRYLLSLRGDALPGRLTRLLAVITATSAIYVTYGTILGLDAGVALLSLMAGFKFLELRGARDALVILLLGYFLVASYFLFDQSLFAAGYALAAAWALTTLLITTQGATDGSPVNAHARLGGIMLLQAVPLMVLLFVLFPRIQGPLWGMPEDAYAAMTGLSDEMTPGSISDLSQSGDAAFRVEFADGPPPRAQRYWRGPVLGGYDGATWTQTRLPDQDGTEVRALSEPSAYVVTLEPHNQPWLLTLDIATSVDHPAQFDGAHQLRKDEPLRERIRYEARSTLHYQLGRTLGDDERERHVALPDDAHPQARELAREWQDASGGDRGVVERGLRHFASEPFSYTLQPPLLEEDSVDEFLFDTRAGFCEHYAGAFAVLMRAADIPARVVTGYLGGRMNPAGDYMIVRQSDAHAWVEVWLEGEGWTRVDPTAQVAPDRVELGLAEALPDGDPAPGGAASGDGLVGSLSLRWDAVNAYWNRWVLAYGPTLQDNVLERLNLGSWQRLVIALTGAMALLLGSLTALLLYRSRPRSPDPAVRAWQRFRRRAARAGLDAPASEGPHDFGQRAAHRWPDQAALIDMIVTHYLHLRYGRRQHPEDLTALRRAVRRFRPSRPGGARGRRRETGSQAG, from the coding sequence GTCAGCGTGTTGGCATGTGGCGGCCTGCGGTATCTCCTCAGCCTGCGCGGCGATGCTCTGCCCGGGCGGTTGACGCGCCTGCTGGCGGTCATCACGGCGACCAGCGCCATCTATGTGACCTACGGCACCATTCTCGGCCTCGACGCCGGCGTGGCGCTGCTGTCGCTCATGGCAGGCTTCAAGTTCCTGGAACTGCGCGGGGCGCGGGATGCCCTGGTGATCCTGCTGCTCGGCTACTTCCTGGTCGCGAGCTACTTCCTGTTCGACCAGAGCCTGTTCGCCGCAGGCTACGCCTTGGCTGCCGCGTGGGCGCTCACCACGCTGCTCATCACCACCCAGGGGGCCACGGACGGCAGCCCGGTCAACGCACACGCACGGCTCGGCGGCATCATGCTGTTGCAGGCGGTGCCGCTCATGGTGCTGCTGTTCGTGCTGTTCCCGCGCATCCAGGGCCCCCTCTGGGGCATGCCCGAGGACGCCTACGCGGCCATGACCGGTCTCAGCGATGAAATGACGCCGGGGAGCATCAGCGACCTGAGTCAGTCCGGGGACGCCGCGTTTCGCGTCGAGTTCGCGGACGGCCCCCCGCCACGCGCCCAGCGGTACTGGCGCGGCCCGGTCCTCGGCGGTTATGACGGCGCCACGTGGACGCAGACGCGCCTCCCGGACCAGGACGGGACGGAAGTGCGGGCCCTGAGCGAGCCGTCCGCCTACGTGGTCACGCTGGAACCACACAACCAGCCCTGGCTGCTGACCCTGGATATCGCCACCTCGGTCGACCACCCGGCGCAGTTCGACGGCGCCCACCAGTTGCGCAAGGATGAGCCGCTGCGGGAGCGCATCCGCTACGAGGCGCGATCCACCCTGCACTACCAGCTCGGCCGAACCCTCGGCGACGACGAGCGCGAGCGCCATGTCGCCCTCCCGGACGACGCCCACCCACAGGCCCGGGAGCTGGCGCGGGAGTGGCAGGACGCCAGTGGTGGCGACCGCGGTGTCGTGGAGCGGGGACTGCGCCATTTCGCCAGCGAACCCTTCTCCTACACCCTCCAGCCCCCGCTGCTGGAAGAGGACAGCGTGGACGAGTTCCTCTTCGACACCCGTGCCGGTTTCTGCGAGCACTACGCCGGGGCGTTCGCCGTGCTGATGCGCGCCGCCGACATCCCCGCCCGTGTCGTCACCGGCTACCTGGGCGGCCGCATGAACCCTGCCGGGGACTACATGATCGTGCGGCAATCCGATGCACACGCCTGGGTGGAGGTCTGGCTCGAGGGTGAAGGCTGGACACGCGTCGACCCCACCGCCCAGGTCGCCCCCGACCGCGTCGAGCTTGGCCTGGCTGAAGCGCTGCCCGATGGTGACCCCGCCCCCGGCGGCGCAGCCAGCGGCGACGGCCTGGTGGGTTCGCTATCGCTGCGCTGGGACGCCGTGAACGCCTACTGGAACCGGTGGGTGCTGGCGTACGGCCCCACCCTCCAGGACAACGTGCTGGAGCGCCTCAACCTGGGCTCCTGGCAGCGGCTGGTGATCGCTCTCACCGGCGCCATGGCCCTGCTGCTCGGATCGCTCACGGCGCTGCTCCTGTACCGCTCCCGGCCCCGGTCACCAGACCCGGCAGTTCGCGCCTGGCAACGCTTCCGCCGTCGCGCGGCGCGGGCCGGCCTGGACGCTCCCGCGTCCGAAGGGCCGCACGACTTCGGCCAACGTGCCGCACACCGGTGGCCGGATCAGGCGGCGCTGATTGACATGATCGTCACGCACTACCTCCACCTCCGGTACGGGCGGCGGCAGCATCCGGAGGACCTCACCGCCCTGCGCCGCGCCGTGCGTCGATTCAGGCCGTCACGGCCCGGCGGCGCGCGCGGCAGGCGAAGGGAGACGGGTTCGCAAGCGGGCTGA
- a CDS encoding glycerophosphodiester phosphodiesterase family protein has protein sequence MDEQPRIIAHRGVARTYPENTLAAFEAAVAAGVDGVELDIQLTADGVPVVLHDPSLQRTTGVDGDVNRLKATDIDALSASEPARFGERFRGEPLPRLNRVAERLSAVPGLRVFIEIKPEVLRHHSAPATVQAVLAASDGLGDQRVIISFRDDVLQATRSQARTAVGWVLPRYGAAAIERARALTPEFLFCDHKLLPASMARLPEGPWAWAVYEVDDASLADRLCQRGVGWLESMCPGELKAAMSRTDGQRDRG, from the coding sequence ATGGACGAACAACCGCGCATCATCGCCCATCGCGGCGTCGCCAGGACGTATCCCGAGAACACGCTGGCCGCCTTCGAGGCTGCCGTTGCGGCGGGGGTCGACGGTGTCGAGCTGGATATCCAGCTGACCGCCGACGGCGTGCCCGTGGTGCTTCACGACCCCTCCCTGCAACGCACGACCGGCGTGGACGGGGACGTGAACAGGCTCAAAGCCACGGACATCGACGCCCTGAGCGCCAGTGAGCCGGCGCGGTTCGGTGAGCGGTTCCGGGGCGAGCCACTCCCGCGTCTGAACCGGGTCGCCGAGCGCCTCTCGGCCGTCCCGGGCCTGCGGGTGTTCATCGAGATCAAACCCGAAGTCCTGCGCCACCACTCCGCCCCGGCCACGGTTCAGGCGGTGCTGGCGGCCTCCGACGGGCTGGGCGATCAGCGGGTGATCATCAGCTTCCGCGATGACGTCCTCCAGGCCACCCGATCCCAGGCCCGGACTGCCGTGGGCTGGGTCCTGCCCCGCTATGGCGCCGCGGCCATCGAACGCGCCCGCGCCCTGACGCCGGAATTCCTGTTCTGTGATCACAAGCTGCTGCCGGCAAGCATGGCGCGCCTGCCGGAGGGCCCCTGGGCGTGGGCTGTCTACGAGGTGGACGACGCCTCCCTGGCCGACCGGCTGTGCCAGCGCGGCGTGGGCTGGCTGGAGAGCATGTGCCCCGGTGAGCTGAAGGCCGCCATGAGCCGGACGGACGGCCAGCGAGATCGCGGCTAA
- a CDS encoding DUF1249 domain-containing protein — protein MFSDARQHSLLDTLPSRSFVTLMELYEDNYILVRRLVPGLQELEGVHVSRVAGTADLHMRVLEQTPYTTSLSLTHVFRRPDSPAVQPDLQLRIYHDARAGEVLPDTDVTHFEFWGGRQPEPKSLEWRWELNRFLNRWLRYCLSEGHGFSPACVPAETG, from the coding sequence ATGTTCTCGGATGCCCGCCAACACAGCCTTCTCGACACGCTCCCGTCGCGTTCCTTCGTGACGTTGATGGAGCTCTACGAGGACAACTACATTCTTGTCCGGCGGCTGGTGCCCGGGCTGCAGGAGCTCGAGGGTGTCCACGTCTCCCGGGTTGCGGGGACGGCGGATCTGCACATGCGCGTCCTGGAGCAGACGCCCTATACCACGTCGCTGTCCCTGACCCACGTGTTCAGGCGGCCGGACAGCCCCGCGGTACAGCCGGATCTGCAGCTGCGCATCTATCACGATGCGCGGGCCGGGGAGGTCCTGCCCGACACGGATGTGACCCATTTCGAGTTCTGGGGCGGGCGACAGCCGGAACCCAAGAGCCTTGAGTGGCGCTGGGAGCTGAACCGGTTTCTCAACCGGTGGCTGCGCTACTGCCTGAGCGAAGGTCACGGCTTCAGTCCGGCCTGCGTTCCGGCCGAGACGGGTTAG
- the ppsR gene encoding posphoenolpyruvate synthetase regulatory kinase/phosphorylase PpsR — MTTKRTVFFISDRTGITAETLGHSLLTQFDIELEQVTLPFVDDVHRAKKTVEQINQVATETGVSPIVFSTVVNAEVRDHLRQCHATFFDFFDTFIAPLERELGVPSSHAIGQAHGRGDDRLYDVRIDAMNFALNNDDGVSTRHYKDADVVIVGVSRTGKTPVSIYLALQYGIYAANYPLTDEDLMDGRLPSCLGPYRKKLYGLSIQAERLREIRQERRPNSQYASLQQCQMEVARAEGLFRREAIPYANSTTVSIEEIASTMIVEAKLRRRLY, encoded by the coding sequence ATGACCACCAAACGTACCGTGTTTTTCATCTCTGACCGCACCGGGATCACCGCGGAGACCCTGGGGCACAGTCTGCTGACCCAGTTCGATATCGAACTGGAGCAGGTGACGCTCCCGTTCGTCGATGATGTCCACCGCGCCAAGAAGACGGTGGAGCAGATCAACCAGGTGGCGACCGAAACCGGTGTCAGCCCGATCGTGTTCAGCACCGTGGTCAATGCCGAGGTCCGTGATCACCTCCGCCAGTGCCACGCGACCTTCTTCGATTTCTTCGATACGTTCATCGCGCCCCTGGAGCGGGAACTCGGGGTGCCGTCGTCTCACGCCATCGGGCAGGCGCACGGCCGCGGTGACGACCGTCTCTACGACGTCCGCATCGACGCCATGAATTTCGCTCTCAACAATGACGACGGCGTGAGTACCCGCCACTACAAGGATGCCGATGTTGTCATCGTCGGTGTCTCGCGGACGGGCAAGACGCCCGTGTCCATCTACCTGGCACTACAGTATGGCATTTACGCGGCCAATTATCCCCTGACGGATGAGGATCTTATGGATGGGCGGCTGCCGAGCTGCCTGGGGCCGTACCGGAAGAAGCTCTACGGACTCAGCATCCAGGCCGAGCGGCTCCGGGAGATCCGCCAGGAGCGCCGCCCCAACAGCCAGTATGCGTCGCTGCAGCAGTGCCAGATGGAAGTCGCCCGGGCGGAGGGGCTGTTCCGGCGTGAGGCGATCCCCTATGCCAACTCCACCACCGTCTCCATCGAGGAGATTGCCAGCACCATGATCGTGGAGGCCAAGCTCCGGCGACGGCTCTACTGA